Sequence from the Mytilus galloprovincialis chromosome 10, xbMytGall1.hap1.1, whole genome shotgun sequence genome:
aaacaaatatgtaacacataaacaaacgacaaccactgtatttaaaggcttctgacttgggacaggcacatacataaacattgtggcggggttaaacatgttagcgggaccccaaccctccccctaatctgggacagtggtataacagtacaacataagaacgtaCAATGAAAAGCAATGGAAAATGGTTTGATTTACTTAGTTTGATATTAATATTCTAGAAATGCAATCATCCGTTATCGTGTTGGTAAGAGACCACAATTATATTCCATTTAGGATGTTCGCTTCTCTGTTTATGTTTGTATCTGATAAATGTAACTCCCTGATTCTAACCGTCCCTTTAGGACGCCCTGTAAACATGGAAGTCAGgtagtgtacccaaattccttttagtaaCGGATATGACTACCTATTAACTAAGTTTGGACATAATATAAGAGATAATGGGGCTCTAACACTGCCCTGTGTCGCTTGTTCTGAATGTTTTACAATTTTCAGCTTAAGAGTGAAATTCTAAGCCCTCCCTGGAAATGGACGATGACATTACTCTTGGAAATCCTTctgatacaatctttatatatatggaGTCTTTGATTTAGTTGAACGTTATGGATATTGAAAGACCAGGGGTCTCACACTCATTTAAGCGGTCAGGTAGGTTATCATTATGTAATTCATTTTTGgactttcaaaaaatatttgcaatttatatttctaaatgtttCTAGTGTActctgtttttcttttgtttaaaagaaaaaatcatatgtaaAAGATAAATATGCAACGTAAAAAAGGGTAAGGGTTAACATTGGAGGACAACGAGAATTTTCGAAAGTTTGAAGAGATCATTAAAAGATTTCCTACGTATCTTATTAGTCAAAATTTCGAATATCGAATATCGattaacgaaccggctgctaacttcctATACATACAAAAGGGGGACGACACAGGCAAATTTCTAAAAATACAATACGAAATTGGGATATAGTTTGATATGGTGTTATTTAATGATTTTTCTATCCATAAAAAGGaatattaaaatagaatttaATCAGTACTGTTTACTAGTGACAacagcttttttttaaatcttgcattatatacatatatagtatcCGGTCTTATTCTGAAGCAccttttttcatgaaaatttgaatataaaatcaGAGGCAGAAGTCAGTGACGACTAATTGtcttaaaagagggatgaaagataccaaagggacagtcaaactcgtaaatctaaattaAGACTCAAGTAAGTATATAAAGCAAAACCATTGTTTCTCTGATACACACCACATGTTTTCTGTATAACAGTAATCTAGGCCAAGAAACACAAACACATACTTTCCGATTCTAACAGCCTTATTTGCCTTAACACTATACACATTTCCTTAATCATATTGGTGAGTTTAACTCTGTTTAAAAGTTCTGATTTTTCTACCCTTCATACTACTTTGCCTCATTTTCTTACAAAAGAAAATTCACATTCCTAATTAATTaagcatttaaaaagtcagaatgtgaatacatatgttcaaactcatTTAGGTCATTTTTAAGATGAAACAAACAAAGAACTATGTCAACTGGACATGTTTGGATACTATAACTGCGTTTGATTTTTTTACTTGATAATATGTTTGTTCCATttgagattccgtatatcgtcaagttatcgaAATTCAAATGGAAGGAAATGTGCACAACTTATTCCgaacctgtttttgtattgttatgactaaaattagcaaagacctaTCGAaaaaacatttgatacaaaaagttaacaatacttttagatatttgcatgatatattggctctcaataatgacgacttcatagatataggaagatgtggtgtgagtgccaatgagacaactctccatccaaataacaatttaaaaattaaaccattataggtttaagtacggccttcaacacggagccttggcttcaGTATGTTTACTAAAcaaatgtatcctgttgaacttatataactttaaataaaactaatactaacaatgactaCTGCTCTTTCATCCATCGTGATATCTGAAGCATTAACGGGGAGCTTAATacaacaatttataataaaagagatgtttttttttcatttcttatcgTTAGTTATCCATGTTTAGATGGTAACGTTCCGTTGTcatcatcttacggtgtttatatatctcaacttgtacgattcggtcgtgtatgtaacaacgtattaaatTTTAGAGAGTTATATTGATGTATTACTGGACAATTATTACACCAGGATTACGATATCATAagctagtcaaaacatttacaatatgttatcatcggtataaggaaatgaTCCTCGTAAATTAAACTCAACATGTTGACGActtatacgtttaggtatttctCTTCTAATCTTTTATGGtattattctttacaaagcacaaaaatgtcagtattcactgCAAAACCGAAGACAacatttaaacagacttattaagaagggatacatttatgatactgttgtcaggtcattaaagattgcgtATTTTCAATTTGCTTGAATATTGTTTCGCTTATAGGATCTTTGCATCaacattaaacacatttattctaaaaccagttgttggcacgggttatgttcttcccATATAGTTCATGATGTTATAATACTAAACACTTAACAGGAGGAATTGTGTCTGATGTGCATATACAtgtaatgaagacataatcttgcaatcagtttaattgaggtctggagctggcatgtcagtaactgctatccagtgtcttgtgtataattcggagtttagtataacgtccattattactgaactagtatacatatttgtcaAGGGGCCATCTACAGGGCGCCTCAAGATGCGTgagtttttcgctacattgacgacccattagtggccttctgCTTGTGTTTGCTCTATGGttaggttgttgtcgctttgatacattccctgttcccattctcaattttacatttcttcaagtatcaactatatatatttaacaatatttaaaaaataactaatggctatttgctttttttaaattatgattaaaAATACCGTTTTGGTATGATGCGAATTGGACAATATTTTACCAATTGAAAGCCCTGGTCGAATAAAAGCAACAGTTTATGGAACGGTCTGTAGTAATACTCAACAAACGTAATGTACAGTTGAATGTATTCATGACATAATGTTCACCCTTAATATTCTACCAATAAGTATACCTTTTAGTCGGATAAACATTGTTCGACTCCCTCACTGTTATTTATAGGAATGACGTTTTTTGATATAttcgttattttttaaaagatatagtTTACATTTGGATGGTTTCTTTTGAGCTATGGAATTAAAGATTTAATGTGAAGTAATGTATCAGTTATTTCGGCTCATCCTCCATTCATGTTTGCAGTTTtattaaattcatgttttcaatggaGAACGTTTTCAAAAAGCGGTTAGATCGTGTAATACATGTCTTCCATTATCCCTTTATTTTTAAAggcatactagttttatgaactCCTAAGTGTTACTAAAGATTGTACGGTCAAATgttaaaaccatttattttttcatatctgCAGGAGGTTTTTTCTCGCCAGATACTTGAAATATAATTGTTCTGACATGAAACGATAGTATAGCATAGTTATATAGCTGTGACACAGTTGCAAGATACATTTCGTAATGATAAACACTTTTCTAGACAACCCTTATATATCTTAGTCTGAGCATCTTGAGTACCGACAATGCCATATTCAACTTGAAAAAACAAGATCAAgcagtttttattatttatggTTTTTGATATAACACGAAGACGTTTTGATCATGGGAAACAACTCGGTACCCAATCTTGGTTGCATTCGGTCTTTGGTGTCCTCTTGAATAGTAGAAAACCACCAACACGGACAGCATTATAGTAAACACTACGTGCAAAGTATTTGCATCCTGCTTTCTTCAGAAATGACATCCTATTACAAACATTCAGCATGTCTTGTAAGAAAAGATTGTCACAGTACAATCTACTTTTACTGAATTTTGATGCctgaaaatagatataaaatctaACAATATGTACATGATATAGACTATGTGTTGTTTATTGTCAgtatctgtgtttttgtttttagacGTTAGACattcacattttctttttttatattatatctttttttatgatatcatttattatacaaaatcaAATTAGTAGATTTGAACAAAAGACGCATCAATACATCTTTTATCTCAAttatttgaattttgtaaaacaaatacgAAAGACACAAacaggacattcaaactcaaaatatataaaaaaaaacatggacaaCGCAATGGCAAATCAGTTTacaaaaaacaactaaaaaaactTACGACTGAACAAAAGTAATCCCATCTAAAATCGTGGTTGACCCCAGGTGCTCCcaaagggtaaacagatcctgatTCAACTTCATCGATTTGCTAAGAGTATTGCCAACCATACAATCAATCTACGATATAATATGATCTTATCAAGGGTATTTCTTATATCGATGATTGGAAATCTTATGTTTAGATTTCCTCACTCAACGGTGGCCTTGGACGATTTAGGATGACCTATTTATGATATATCGTTATGGAATGTTCTAAAGATAATTGTATTGCTTGTTCCCGGTGAAGACAATCATagagaaaaaaatgtatcatGTATATTGAAACTGACATAGAACTGAATGGTTATGAACACATGCTTAATACAATATTCTTTTGTCGACTCTTTATTTGTACTTACACATCCGTAACAAATGTCGTGACGCTGGCAAGATGGCGTGAATGCATTTTTATAAGGGAAAATATCAAACAAAGGGATACTACATCCACTGGATAATCCTGCATTAGCCTGGAAACAGCGGTAGCTCTCTGTGGCTGTTATTGGATGTAGACAGGCTACGATGACAATTATGAAAGCACATAATCTGAATAAAAGTTAAATGTTCCATAAACTatgtaaaaaaactaaagaaatgAAAAAGATTAATTGTTTGGTGTAATAACACAGTGAAAAATTAGAAGCTTAACTTGTCTgtaaaataccaaattttaatcTAATCATATTAGGGGAACAGTTATTCCCGTTTCGATAGTAAACGTCTCTTACATTGGGTGTCCGTCTTGCTTTGCAAGATGTTTAAATTAGTATGTTAGTAGCGACGTCTAGTGGgatttgaaattttaaacttATAATTCGTGTAGAATATGTGCCACAATGTCTGCACTTTAAAGATAATAAGCCAGAATGAATCAGACCCAAAGCTCTGGTTTCGGAACCATCTAACATACCTATACCTTTATGTTTCAAAGTTACAGGCCTTTTTTTCGCGTCGTCTCTAGATGCACTtaccaattaaacatataaatattgatttttgttCTCTTACTGTAAGCAGGTGAGTCCATCTAATGAATTACACAACGAACAATTTATCAAACGATGTGTGCcacaatatttcaaaatttattttagacTGTATGTATACaacactactggacgaaaaaacaactgtccataccagtaacagtcgttgtACGACTGTCTTAGTCTGTAAAAGACAAGTAATGACTGTCAAATCTGTCATATTTCGTTGCAACAGTTCATTTATGTCTGTCCCAACTTTTCTACGGGTTGTGAAAGTCAAAAAATGCTACCATCAGTCATTTCAGAACTGTTGCAGTGGTTTACGGTGTTGTCACAGTCAAAATCTATTTATTACAGTCTTTCTTATAGTTGTGGCAGTTGCATAATGTCCGTCCCAACCTTTTAATAGTTGGGACagttaaaatttgtttgtgtcaacttttcagacgttgatgcagtcaaaaaatgtttgtcacaACGTTTTTAGAGTTGGGACAGTCGTTaaatgtttgttacaactttCTAAAGGTTGGCacagtcattaaatgtttattacaacttataaaaggttgacacagtcgttaaatgtttaaaacaaacacttcATAGGTTGATACAGTcggtaaatgttttaatacaaatattttagcgtAACGGTAGTccatcagtgtaaaaaaaaaatcacgtctCACCCGGCTCTcaagatttgattttgttgtgaAATAGTCCATTACTTATACTATTATCGTCTATCGTGCGATTGTAAACTTGTTTTGCTGTTTATTCACTTATTTTGCgatcgttgtttgtcttttgtcgttttCCATTTATTGCCGTAGCATTGTCCGTTCATTTTTGACAGTCATGTGcgtttgactttaaataatccttttgatatccttactttttattttataatatctgttttataacattttcgttCATAACTGGTTTTAAAAACCAGAAGCTTTCGTTTAAAATAgagttttaatattattgcagaAGAATGAGAAGATGATAATGGATTCATTCAAATTCATCTGCATATTTGATATATTCTGCGCAATAGAAAAATGTACAAGGGTGtacctgaaataaatttaaagattatgACTAAGTTACCAATATTGTACAGCATAAGAAACCCGTTTTAATTCGAATTACACCAAGAGGGACATTTccgatgattaaaaaaataattagtaaaatctgtcaagtttcattaaaaacggaaaacaatTCTTCACCGTAAACGATTTATCCACTTTAATTTTTTGtcggcaaaaaaacaaaaaaaccggGACCTCAGGTCGGCAAACTATATTTTTACACAGGTAACTACAGCTGTTAGACCACATGTTAAATAATCTGAGCTGGAAAATACAATCGGTGAgtagaaattatcaatattttaaagcatgtctATCGAATAATCATGGATTCATAATTTTGAAGGGAATATGTGCACATTTGTGATCATTTGTCGGCTTACAGACCTTGCAATGTgttctcattggcggatccaaaggggggagggggttccaagGGTTCGAACCTCCTTTGTTTTGGCcgctcaatgcatttaaatggggacatatagttggacccccccctcCCCCTGTTTCGTTCtgggttggacccccccttttagaatggctggatccgccactgatcctaCGGAATCTATATTGAGATACTCCGATAGGCTATATATAGCTATGAATCGACGTTCTATATTACCACACTCGTGCATAGTTGCATGTTCCAGGGAAAATATAAGCTTTGAGCCACCTTTAAGCTTCAATGTTAAAGTTGTGCTTCATAATAAATCATTGAAAGTCATGAAGGACACCGTCCCCCCCCCCTATTATCATGTGTATGTCATTTATTCCCTTAATTATTTTGCATACATCACCCTGAGTGGAATACATAAAAGGTTACTCTATATCTTACCCTTTTTTGTGGGAATAATTTGgtcgattatatagggaatcactcaagCATGACTGGATCCGTGCCCCTAAGGGCAGTCAGGGGCCCtgtcccttatgaaaagttctggatctgccactgaccaTGCTGACCTATACATCATGTAGtgtacatattgtatgttaatgtattgctAACTCGGGtcataaatttgcatgaaatacttgtcactggacattttaTAACCAACTGGATTAATTGTTAGGGTAtcttgaaaggtgtacatgtctcagTGTCTGTCAGGCAGGGTTAGCCTGATcctgacttcatttcatggatcagtgattaacatgattaaggttacttcagttacatgtaatttgtcaagtttgtttctcacacatgtttaaaaatattacaaGCAGTAGGaaaagtaggtcaactatatttggtttatgaaatGAGTGTAAGGTGCATATATATGTCTAATTGCAAGACTTACATCAGACTTTGACCCCAATGAaaatgtcatggttcattgaacaacatgaacaatgcttagtttttgtggtttgatctatttccaaatgtttctcagatgctacagtataaactacatgtacatgcatgacatgtacaGGATcactatttttggcatattattggATATTCATAAGTTAGTTTTCATGGTTTGGATGTTAAGAATGTTAAGTCTATTTCACAGACAGTATAAATCACTAAATTTTGGGTATCATGGGTATGGAATGTCAGTTTGTAGGGTGTACATCATCTAGCTGTCTGGCATGGTTAATTTGACTGCAACTTCATTTtcaaaggttaatgaaaattgaaagtttatatgatacttgtacatgtagtaaaacCTTCATACATGTAGGCAAAGCAGAGATGACATTTCAGCATTTGCACAGTCACTCTTGTTTACATCTGACACCAGTGATCATGTCTACATCTTGATTATACACATGTACAGTAGCtgctttttgataacaaaagtctgacaactattaacaattgttataattcatttgataataCTAGGTATTTTAGTCttgtataacatataaaaaagaagatgtggtatgattgccaatgagacaactatccacaaaagaccaaaatgacactaacattaacaatttaaggtaaccgtacggccttcaacaatgaggaaagcccataccacatagtcagctataaaaggccctgataagacaatgtaaaacaattcaaacgagaaaaattacggccttatttatttaaaaaaatgaacgaaaaacaaatatgtaacacataaacaaacgacaaccactgaattacaggctactgacttg
This genomic interval carries:
- the LOC143048876 gene encoding uncharacterized protein LOC143048876; this encodes MSSDKLCAFIIVIVACLHPITATESYRCFQANAGLSSGCSIPLFDIFPYKNAFTPSCQRHDICYGCASKFSKSRLYCDNLFLQDMLNVCNRMSFLKKAGCKYFARSVYYNAVRVGGFLLFKRTPKTECNQDWVPSCFP